The Diachasmimorpha longicaudata isolate KC_UGA_2023 chromosome 14, iyDiaLong2, whole genome shotgun sequence genome includes a region encoding these proteins:
- the LOC135169060 gene encoding ring canal kelch homolog, translated as MEPPPPNPPPQNVPPGNTGDNSDNVGSCLLLRYASQNSLDESSQKHIPRESGKDKPPYRNHHHTNRAFDVINAMRKQNLLCDVILEADGGVDVAAHKMVLAACSPYFYAMFTSFEERDQRRIKLQGVDHAALELLVDYVYTAEVHVTEENVQVLLPAANLLQLTDVRDACCDFLQAQLHPSNCLGIRAFADLHGCLELLAHADTYIEQHFSEVVEGEEFLTLAPEQVAKLICSDRLTVPSEEKVFECVISWVHSDMETRQSHLAQLMEHVRLPLLSQEYLVQRVEEEPLLKANLQCKDFLIEALKYHLLKGEQKSLFKTPRTKPRQPRGLPKVLLVVGGQAPKAIRSVECYDFKEERWYQVAELPTRRCRAGLSVLAGRVYAVGGFNGSLRVRTVDVYDGAADQWSACAGMEARRSTLGVAVLGNCIYAVGGFDGTSGLNSAEVYDPRTHEWRMISPMLTRRSSVGVGVVKGLLYAVGGYDGISRQCLSSVECYNPEKDKWKPVAEMSARRSGAGVGVLDGILYAVGGHDGPLVRKSVEAYNPETNQWSSIADMTLCRRNAGVVTLNGLLYVVGGDDGTSNLSSVEVYSPRTNTWTTLPSSMSIGRSYAGVAIIDKPQAPPSSI; from the exons ATGGAACCTCCTCCACCAAATCCACCTCCGCAGAATGTACCACCTGGAAATACTGGAGACAACAGTGACAATGTTGGAAG TTGTCTACTGCTCCGTTATGCCAGTCAAAATTCCCTGGACGAGAGTTCACAAAAGCACATCCCGAGGGAGAGTGGCAAGGACAAACCACCGTACAGAAATCATCATCACACGAATCGAGCTTTTGATGTGATAAATGCAATGAGAAA acaaaatttattatgcGACGTAATATTGGAGGCTGACGGTGGAGTAGACGTAGCAGCCCACAAAATGGTGCTTGCAGCATGCAGTCCATATTTTTACGCGATGTTCACGAGTTTTGAGGAGCGCGATCAGCGACGAATAAAGCTGCAAGGTGTCGATCATGCAGCCTTGGAGTTACTGGTTGATTATGTATACACAGCTGAGGTACATGTCACTGAGGAGAATGTACAAGTTTTACTTCCAGCAGCGAATTTACTGCAACTGACTGATGTCAGGGATGCATGCTGTGATTTCCTGCAAGCACAGCTGCATCCGTCAAACTGTTTGGGAATTCGAGCGTTTGCTGACCTTCATGGATGTTTAGAACTCCTGGCGCATGCTGACACTTACATCGAACAGCATTTTTC GGAAGTGGTCGAAGGTGAAGAGTTCCTGACATTGGCGCCTGAACAAGTGGCTAAATTAATCTGCAGCGATAGATTGACAGTGCCATCCGAAGAAAAAGTATTTGAATGTGTTATATCCTGGGTCCACTCTGACATGGAAACCCGTCAGAGTCATTTGGCTCAACTGATGGAGCACGTGAGACTGCCTCTGCTCTCTCAGGAATACCTGGTGCAGCGGGTAGAGGAAGAACCACTTCTCAAAGCGAATTTGCAATGTAAAGACTTTCTGATCGAGGCATTGAAATATCATTTACTCAAGGGCGAGCAGAAGTCTCTGTTCAAAACCCCCAGGACTAAACCCAGACAACCAAGGGGTTTGCCCAAAGTTCTCCTCGTTGTTGGAGGACAAGCACCGAAGGCAATCAGAAGTGTCGAGTGTTATGATTTTAAAGAAGAAAGATGGTATCAAGTGGCTGAACTGCCAACACGCAGATGCCGAGCTGGTTTATCAGTCCTAGCAGGTCGTGTTTATGCTGTGGGTGGATTCAACGGCTCCTTGCGAGTCCGCACAGTGGACGTTTACGATGGAGCAGCTGATCAGTGGTCAGCGTGTGCTGGTATGGAGGCAAGACGATCAACTCTAGGTGTAGCAGTCCTTGGAAATTGTATTTACGCTGTTGGTGGCTTTGATGGTACCAGTGGTCTCAATTCAGCTGAAGTTTACGATCCGAGAACCCACGAGTGGCGAATGATTTCGCCGATGTTGACACGACGAAGTTCAGTTGGTGTTGGTGTTGTCAAAGGACTCCTCTACGCTGTCGGTGGTTACGATGGTATATCTCGACAGTGTCTGTCAAGCGTCGAGTGTTACAATCCAGAGAAGGACAAGTGGAAACCAGTTGCTGAAATGTCAGCGAGAAGAAGTGGCGCTGGTGTTGGTGTTCTTGATGGAATACTTTATGCTGTTGGAGGACACGATGGGCCACTTGTGAGAAAAAGCGTTGAGGCGTACAATCCCGAGACAAATCAATGGTCATCTATTGCTGATATGACCCTCTGTCGACGAAATGCTGGTGTGGTAACCCTGAATGGCCTCCTCTATGTTGTGGGAGGTGACGACGGCACCTCAAATCTCTCCTCCGTGGAGGTGTATTCACCCCGCACTAATACCTGGACAACTCTCCCTAGCTCAATGTCCATCGGTCGAAGTTACGCTGGCGTTGCCATAATCGACAAGCCCCAAGCTCCCCCATCATCGATATGA
- the LOC135169164 gene encoding uncharacterized protein LOC135169164, producing the protein MRPQGSRCVCQRYENGELVVATMNNRNPEPDNNYQNPRSHQRIYQNRPPNLNPHYQNPVDLVHNHNQLRRQNEPEENIYERLDNDDEVNEILEVRRNDQNDHMYERIDNRSWSRGNQVSRNINPILAFERNSRDIYFQNPSCLSRLGNLSRNCFSTDNVAMATNGRLVYQFGQCMCQFCMRLPFIRYHICQQCNTFNSGNYGANSRHYIYQVSRNCRCAFCRGEYSYRFPINARGLVESLRCQCRNPSNCSCRGRLLSSSNSAIYIGRIDRIGSVNNPLYANPSVYVGRIERNAGAGGEGVAEGGVEVAAGEPGPSGEARAQPASSVCNVSNAADRQHTCDDSCIRGQGGICQFARTERPECHGRFSYNWWFGNRWLAGWGSADRGTEGARGEDSREPTASDSDD; encoded by the exons ATGAGGCCCCAG GGCTCGCGATGTGTCTGTCAACGATACGAAAATGGTGAGCTTGTCGTTGCCACAATGAACAACAGAAATCCCGAGCCAGATAACAATTATCAAAATCCCAGAAGTCATCAGAGAATCTATCAAAATCGTCCCCCAAATCTCAATCCCCATTATCAGAATCCCGTGGATCTAGTGCACAATCACAATCAATTGCGGAGGCAAAATGAACCCGAGGAGAATATCTATGAACGTCTGGACAATGATGACGAGGTAAATGAGATCCTTGAAGTCAGGAGGAATGACCAGAATGATCACATGTACGAGAGAATTGATAATCGTTCTTGGTCGAGGGGTAATCAAGTCAGCCGAAATATCAATCCAATTCTAGCATTTGAGAGAAACTCCCgagatatatattttcaaaatccaAGTTGTCTCAGTCGTCTGGGAAATTTATCACGAAATTGTTTCTCCACTGATAATGTTGCAATGGCAACTAATGGCCGTTTGGTTTATCAATTTGGCCAGTGTATGTGCCAATTTTGCATGAGATTGCCATTCATAAGGTATCACATTTGCCAGCAGTGCAATACATTCAATTCAGGTAATTATGGAGCAAATTCCAGGCATTATATCTATCAGGTATCGAGAAATTGCAGATGTGCCTTCTGCCGGGGTGAGTATTCATACAGATTTCCCATAAATGCCAGGGGTTTGGTGGAGAGCTTGAGATGTCAGTGTAGAAATCCGAGTAACTGCAGCTGCAGAGGTAGACTCTTGTCAAGTTCCAATTCAGCAATTTATATCGGAAGAATTGACAGAATTGGAAGTGTTAATAATCCACTTTATGCCAATCCCAGTGTTTACGTGGGGAGAATTGAAAGAAATGCCGGGgctgggggggagggggtggctgAGGGTGGAGTGGAAGTGGCTGCTGGAGAGCCTGGACCATCCGGTGAAGCTAGGGCACAGCCTGCCAGTTCGGTTTGTAATGTTAGCAATGCTGCTGATAGACAACACACTTGCGATGACTCTTGCATCAGAGGACAGGGTGGCATTTGTCAATTTGCTAGAACTGAGAGGCCTGAGTGTCATGGAAGATTCTCATATAATTGGTGGTTTGGCAATAGGTGGTTGGCTGGCTGGGGCTCTGCCGATAGGGGTACTGAAGGGGCCAGGGGGGAGGACAGCAGGGAACCTACTGCCAGTGACAGTGATGATTGA
- the LOC135169065 gene encoding protein spaetzle 3: MSLVNFSLPFQLATPTPYMYPPDVGQQTPTNNLKFNAVPGDNFGRERRYQNEPYIPPAAYHQQEHPHRGVKQQEHLQSRQRQYYKQQVQQQQRHQLRSQQIPQQQFQGSQEKRYSYEQDFRRGQARGQEQVVPQQQRTPSTGQVTQQDSARVGHGAGAGEQEPYPERPDGYTRVNGGSYAGPGAKTSVHAVLDYDEDEDGETDVEDYYDDDIPNNARVTPIQGPIYIKNGSVPVVPLYSYPQLNNGTFLQIPILWTALSVALGVELRGDLVRGTPCIKKYHQLFCPTAGNTYPIERIEQFIDENKALMKRMYGDFEMDKEYGPETSSSPRRRKKRAFEEHDLPDGGPTVGVERQTDPGFIEGGDSFFSKARRPRQSFSNKPSETGRVDACESKVEIVTPYWASNSAGKIRAIVNTQHFEQAIHQEVCSKTHTNRCNGDCGCEQKYKWHRLLAYDPDNDCKGIFMDWFLFPSCCVCRCDPQGKFPGTSSTPSTQRG, translated from the exons ATGTCTCTCGTGAACTTCAGTCTCCCATTTCAACTGGCAACACCGACCCCCTACATGTACCCCCCTGATGTGGGTCAGCAGACACcaacaaataatttaaaattcaatgcaGTCCCAGGTGATAATTTCGGAAGGGAGAGACGTTACCAGAACGAACCCTACATTCCTCCAGCTGCTTATCACCAGCAGGAGCATCCCCATCGTGGGGTCAAGCAGCAGGAGCACCTGCAGTCGAGGCAGAGACAATACTACAAGCAACAGGTACAGCAGCAGCAGCGGCATCAGCTCAGGAGTCAGCAAATTCCTCAGCAACAGTTCCAGGGGTCGCAGGAGAAAAGGTACAGCTATGAGCAGGACTTCCGGAGAGGACAGGCTAGGGGTCAGGAGCAAGTGGTACCTCAGCAGCAGAGGACACCATCAACAGGACAGGTGACTCAACAGGACTCGGCCAGAGTTGGTCATGGAGCTGGTGCTGGAGAACAAGAACCCTATCCTGAAAGACCTGATGG GTACACACGTGTAAATGGGGGCTCATACGCCGGTCCAGGTGCTAAAACGTCAGTTCATGCTGTATTGGATTACGACGAAGATGAAGACGGAGAGACTGACGTGGAGGACTATTACGACGATGACATCCCCAATAACGCTCGTGTCACCCCCATCCAGGGGccaatttacataaaaaatggGTCAGTTCCTGTGGTTCCTCTGTACTCTTACCCTCAACTCAACAACGGAACATTTCTGCAGATACCA ataTTATGGACTGCGTTGTCGGTGGCACTTGGGGTGGAGTTAAGGGGTGATCTTGTGAGAGGTACACCCTGTATCAAGAAATATCATCAGCTGTTCTGTCCAACTGCTGGAAATACATATCCAAT aGAGAGAATTGAACAATTTATCGATGAGAATAAGGCCCTCATGAAACGAATGTACGGTGATTTCGAAATGGACAAGGAGTATGGGCCGGAAACGAGTTCTTCCCCgagacgaagaaaaaaaagggcattCGAGGAGCATGACTTACCTGACGGAGGTCCCACCGTCGGGGTAGAACGTCAGACGGATCCAGGATTTATCGAGGGTGGTGATTCGTTTTTCAGTAAAGCTCGAAGACCCAGGCAGTCGTTCTCGAATAAACCGAGTGAGACGGGAAG GGTTGACGCTTGCGAATCGAAAGTGGAAATAGTAACTCCTTATTGGGCGAGCAATAGTGCGGGGAAAATTCGTGCTATTGTTAATACCCAACACTTTGAGCAAGCCATTCATCAGGAAGTTTGTTC GAAAACTCATACGAATCGGTGCAATGGCGACTGCGGATGTGAACAAAAATACAAATGGCATAGATTGCTGGCTTATGATCCTGACAATGACTGCAAAGGAATTTTCATGGACTGGTTTTTATTCCCTTCCTGTTGCGTGTGCCGTTGTGATCCCCAAGGAAAATTCCCCGGGACTTCATCAACACCCAGCACACAACGAGGCTGA
- the LOC135169077 gene encoding uncharacterized protein LOC135169077: protein MASSVNCMIAALAFALAIQSGAALQCWICNSDSFSQCDHLGNATEHTKISFLRDCNSQQSQTPYGYNEKYICRKMVYTQGGRTTTQRQCDTLRADERDIKDGPCGHQISTEYSSRSMVSCNICSTDACNSGTSITGSAIFQVFAIILAVTPLLAGVKSFGI, encoded by the exons ATGGCATCGAGCGTCAATTGTATGATCGCAGCTCTGGCTTTTGCCCTCGCGATTCAGTCCG gtGCTGCCTTGCAGTGTTGGATCTGCAACAGTGACAGTTTCTCGCAGTGCGATCATCTCGGTAATGCCACGGAGCACACTAAAATATCATTCCTGAGGGACTGCAATTCACAGCAATCACAAACTCCATACGGATACAACGAGAAATACATCTGCAGAAAAATGGTCTACACCC AGGGTGGCAGAACCACAACCCAGCGTCAATGCGATACTCTCCGCGCAGACGAAAGAGACATCAAGGATGGACCCTGCGGTCATCAAATATCGACAGAGTACAGTTCTCGATCAATGGTATCCTGCAACATATGCAGCACCGATGCCTGCAACTCAGGCACCTCCATCACAGGCTCAGCTATATTCCAAGTATTCGCCATCATCCTCGCTGTGACTCCACTCCTGGCTGGTGTCAAATCATTCGGCATCTAG
- the LOC135169081 gene encoding uncharacterized protein LOC135169081 encodes MMCNIFLKLVGLIVLGKLSGSNGLWCYQCNADLSMGLKEECNDPYAPGPAIDLVECPQNEPHYCLKATINYKNVHATVRGCVPSQRQSTYCSPYDEFPDAHVTCKFCNEYACNGAWTLTIRENSIMFIIIFVINYVLG; translated from the exons ATGatgtgtaatatttttttaaagctcgTGGGTCTCATAGTATTGG GGAAATTGTCCGGCTCCAATGGGCTCTGGTGCTACCAGTGCAATGCTGACTTGTCAATGGGTCTCAAGGAGGAGTGTAATGATCCGTATGCGCCAGGACCTGCCATCGATCTTGTTGAATGTCCTCAAAACGAGCCACATTACTGCCTCAAGGCGACTATTAACT ataaaaatgtcCACGCTACGGTGAGGGGTTGCGTGCCGTCGCAGAGGCAAAGTACTTACTGTTCACCCTATGATGAATTTCCAGACGCACATGTCACGTGCAAATTTTGCAACGAGTACGCCTGCAATGGCGCGTGGACTCTGACGATACGAGAAAATTCGAttatgtttattattatttttgttattaattatgtGCTGGGATAG